A stretch of DNA from Thermoplasmata archaeon:
GGTACCATTGAGAGAGAGATAAGCGGATACCGAAATCTGCCAAGAGTTCAGACAAATAGAATAAGAGGGGGTATGTGTTTAGTGCTGGCAGAGGGAATAGTGTTAAAATCTAGAAAAATTAAAGGAATAGTAGATAAGCTAAAGATTGACGGTTGGGATTTTCTGGAAAAAATAATTAAAAAGGGAGATGATAAAGTCAACGTTGAACCATCTGAAAAGTTCATAGAAGATGTAGTTGGTGGGAGACCTGTGTTTTCACACCCCAGTGCTGTGGGTGGGTTCAGGCTAAGATATGGTAGGAGTAGAACTGGAGGGTTGGCTACAATAGAAATTAATCCTGCAACTATGGTTGTTCTAGATGACTTTATAGCAATAGGTACACAACTTAAACTAGAAAGACCAGGGAAAGCGGGCGGAGTGACAATTTGCGATTCTATTGAGGGACCGATCGTGCTTTTGAAAAATGGGGACCTGATTCAGATCAATACTGTATCAGATGCTAAAAAGTACAAAGATCAAATTGCGAGAATAATTGATGTGGGAGAGATATTGATAGGGGTGGGCGAATTTTTAGAAAATAATCATCCGATTATTCCATCGAGCTTTAATGAAGACTGGTGGAAGGAAGAGATTATTAACAAGGGTATATCATATACTAATAATATAGACTTTGATTATATATGGGAATTAGCTGTTAAAGAACAGGTACCTTTACATCCCAAATATACATTATTCTGGCACGATGTACAGGTTTCAGACATATCATTCTTAAGAGATTATCTCATTGAAAACTCAACGTTTAAGAATAATACACTATTTATAAAAAAAGACGATAAAATAAAGAATATATTAATAGAACTATGCGCACTGCATAAAGAAACAGATCATTATGAGATTTCAGAATTAGGGAAAGCACTTATATACAGTTTAGGATTAGAGATAAGAAACTCTAAAATATATAAAGTAAGAGATAGTGTAGCTAAGGACTCTATGAGCTATATAAATGAACTTGCTTCAGTAAAAATATATCCACGAGCTTTATCAAGAATTGGTGCTAGAATGGGCAGGCCTGAAAAAGCTGCAGAACGTAAGATGGACCCACCAGTTCATGCACTTTTTCCAATAGGGGATACACCTCATCATAAAAGGTCCATAAAAAATGCTGCTGAAAGCAATGAAAATAACGGAGAAGTTGAGATCAAGATCGGGATTAGAAAATGCCCGAAATGTAATAATTATACCACTTCAGCAGTTTGTCAGAAATGCATGGTGTTAACTGAATTTATTAGGCCAGAAACTAAAAAATTGCAAATTGACGAAATATGGGAAAATGCTAAAAATAATCTGGGCTTAGATGAGACACCAGAAGTAAAAGGTGTAAAAGGGCTGATCTCTAAAGAGTTTTTATCAGAAAATTTAGAAAAGGGAATATTGAGAGCGATTCATAATGTTTTTGTATATAAGGATGGAACAATCAGATTTGATATGAGCGATCTCGCCATGACTCACTTTAAGCCGGTGGAAATAGGGCTAACGTTATCTAAAGCATATGAACTCGGTTATTCAAAAGATTACACTGGAAAGGATCTGGTAAATGAGAATCAAATATGCAATTTAAAGGTGCAAGATCTGGTAATATCCAGATCTGGCGGAGAATATATCAAAAAAGTAGGAGATTTTATAGATGACCTTTTAGTTAAATATTACAGGCTACCTGCGTTTTATAATTTTAAAGATTTAAATGATGTGATTGGGACACTTGTAATGGGGTTATCTCCACATACTTCTGGAGCTGTGCTGGCCAGGATTATAGGATTTACAGATGCACATGTTTGTTTTGCACATCCTTTTTTTCATGCTGCCAAGAGAAGAAACTGCGATGGAGACGAAGATTCTATTCTATTACTTTTGGATGGACTGATAAATTTTTCCAGGCATTTTTTACCATCAACACGCGGGGCTTTGATGGATGCA
This window harbors:
- a CDS encoding DNA polymerase II large subunit — encoded protein: MISNEMKNYFENLEKKVEECYKLADKARALGKDPELKVEIPLAEDMASRVEQIIEISISKYIRELLSQKIDRETVAIMVAKKVAEQYKNNREYAINKAVRTGLAILTEGILVAPLEGITDIKIGRNEDNSEYLSIYFSGPIRSAGGTAQAMSVLIADIVRKEFGISAYNATLEEIERYKEEIQLYSHEEHLQYVPTSEEIETVVKNCKVCIDGEGTIEREISGYRNLPRVQTNRIRGGMCLVLAEGIVLKSRKIKGIVDKLKIDGWDFLEKIIKKGDDKVNVEPSEKFIEDVVGGRPVFSHPSAVGGFRLRYGRSRTGGLATIEINPATMVVLDDFIAIGTQLKLERPGKAGGVTICDSIEGPIVLLKNGDLIQINTVSDAKKYKDQIARIIDVGEILIGVGEFLENNHPIIPSSFNEDWWKEEIINKGISYTNNIDFDYIWELAVKEQVPLHPKYTLFWHDVQVSDISFLRDYLIENSTFKNNTLFIKKDDKIKNILIELCALHKETDHYEISELGKALIYSLGLEIRNSKIYKVRDSVAKDSMSYINELASVKIYPRALSRIGARMGRPEKAAERKMDPPVHALFPIGDTPHHKRSIKNAAESNENNGEVEIKIGIRKCPKCNNYTTSAVCQKCMVLTEFIRPETKKLQIDEIWENAKNNLGLDETPEVKGVKGLISKEFLSENLEKGILRAIHNVFVYKDGTIRFDMSDLAMTHFKPVEIGLTLSKAYELGYSKDYTGKDLVNENQICNLKVQDLVISRSGGEYIKKVGDFIDDLLVKYYRLPAFYNFKDLNDVIGTLVMGLSPHTSGAVLARIIGFTDAHVCFAHPFFHAAKRRNCDGDEDSILLLLDGLINFSRHFLPSTRGALMDAPLLLSTRIDPTEIDKEALNVEIMDHYPLEFYHASLEYKNPKEISKYIKTIKSIIDNDPFDGYMFSNATENINNGVIDSAYKTLANMQEKTDAQLNLAVKIRAVDAQDVASRVINSHFIPDIMGNLRKFGTQTFRCSKCNTIYRRIPLNGKCKKCGGNVILTTYKGGIEKYLKTTKNIAENFGVPLYTKQRIDLLESSINSIFSETEELKTVNKNIKKLEDFL